In Xyrauchen texanus isolate HMW12.3.18 chromosome 35, RBS_HiC_50CHRs, whole genome shotgun sequence, one DNA window encodes the following:
- the LOC127628965 gene encoding cysteine/serine-rich nuclear protein 2-like isoform X1: MMFEFCDTTLSICWTKLVPICNASRRRVSMETVSSRALKRRFKEVDSGSPCSTPKDSDDDISSSDSADSCDSLNAPSSSLMPPSILRRHKSSLGRKQVRFDAVTVYYFSRKQGFTSVPSQGGSSLGMARHHCAIRHYTLGEFAQEQESSHKHVLRQHLRQEKLNARKLMLTRNGTIECPESELLTLDDISDEDLDMESMEVDDCFFLQPLPTKRRRALLRASGIARIDAREKAELRAIRLSREECGCDCRFYCDPRNCGCSQAGIKCQVDRMSFPCGCTRDGCGNTAGRIEFNPLRVRTHYLHTIMKLDHEKISLLGVSSGEDCGDETELVSSPYLSLSSLDSDVVVETLSIREEQCDSFERENEIAVLHLQSAEERERRREQEEQQLEEAQTTDPTLCLLQGSLTSQAGMEAMEGVLLEGPFPEGATLLCITENHADEQTQQRLLKDPASLLYYQVGPVETAAFETLPVQGEDVVSGVGKLETETENDRQKQGTCRQDSTESVSAEVPPSPEINPHGEEEHLCPEQALNGEECLETCLALDKKTVQLPPEV; this comes from the exons atgatgtttgaaTTTTGCGACACTACTCTGTCAATCTGCTGGACAAAGCTTGTACCTATCTGTAATGCCTCCAGACGCCGTGTCTCCATGGAGACAGTGTCATCTCGTGCCCTGAAGCGCAGATTCAAAGAGGTGGACAGCGGCTCGCCGTGTTCCACACCCAAAGATTCGGACGATGACATCTCCAGCAGTGACAGCGCTGATAGCTGCGACAGTCTCAACGCTCCCTCCAGCTCTCTCATGC CCCCCTCCATTCTCAGAAGACACAAATCCTCTTTAGGTCGTAAGCAGGTACGATTTGATGCAGTGACGGTCTACTACTTCTCTAGAAAGCAGGGCTTCACCAGTGTGCCCAGTCAGGGTGGCAGCTCCCTGGGCATGGCGCGCCATCACTGTGCAATAAGACATTACACCCTGGGCGAGTTTGCACAAGAACAAGAAAGCAGCCATAAACATGTGCTGCGTCAGCACCTACGACAAGAAAAGCTTAACGCTCGCAAGTTAATG CTTACACGAAATGGTACTATAGAGTGCCCTGAATCTGAGTTGCTCACCCTGGATGACATATCTGATGAAGATCTGGACATGGAGAGCATGGAGGTGGACGACTGCTTCTTCCTTCAGCCTCTTCCCACCAAGAGGCGCAGGGCACTACTAAGGGCCTCAGGCATTGCCCGCATAGATGCCAGAGAAAAGGCTGAGCTGCGTGCCATACGTCTGTCCCGTGAGGAGTGTGGTTGTGACTGCCGCTTCTACTGTGACCCTCGGAACTGTGGCTGCAGCCAGGCTGGAATTAAGTGCCAG GTGGATCGGATGTCCTTCCCATGTGGCTGTACCCGTGACGGTTGTGGTAACACCGCCGGCCGCATCGAGTTCAACCCTCTGCGTGTGCGTACACACTATCTCCACACTATCATGAAACTTGACCATGAGAAAATAAGCTTGCTGGGTGTTAGTTCTGGAGAAGACTGCGGAGATGAGACAGAGCTGGTGTCCTCGCCatatctgtctctttcttcctTGGACTCAGATGTGGTAGTGGAGACCCTCAGCATTCGCGAGGAGCAGTGTGACAGCTTTGAGCGTGAGAACGAAATTGCTGTGCTCCACCTCCAGAGTGCAGAGGAACGGGAGAGGAGGCGGGAACAGGAAGAGCAGCAGCTAGAGGAGGCGCAGACCACTGACCCAACCCTTTGTCTCCTGCAAGGGTCCTTGACTAGCCAGGCTGGGATGGAGGCCATGGAGGGTGTACTTCTAGAAGGGCCTTTTCCTGAAGGTGCAACCCTGCTGTGTATTACAGAGAACCATGCTGATGAACAGACCCAGCAGAGGTTGCTCAAAGACCCGGCTTCACTCCTCTACTATCAGGTAGGCCCTGTGGAGACAGCAGCttttgagacacttcctgttcaAGGTGAGGATGTGGTCAGCGGGGTTGGAAAGCTAGAGACGGAGACTGAGAATGATCGTCAAAAACAAGGAACCTGCAGGCAGGATTCGACTGAAAGCGTGTCTGCTGAAGTTCCTCCATCTCCAGAAATTAACCCACATGGGGAAGAAGAACATCTTTGTCCAGAGCAGGCCTTGAATGGTGAGGAATGCCTCGAGACCTGCCTGGCACTGGATAAAAAGACAGTACAGCTTCCTCCAGAAGTGTAG
- the LOC127628965 gene encoding cysteine/serine-rich nuclear protein 2-like isoform X2 codes for METVSSRALKRRFKEVDSGSPCSTPKDSDDDISSSDSADSCDSLNAPSSSLMPPSILRRHKSSLGRKQVRFDAVTVYYFSRKQGFTSVPSQGGSSLGMARHHCAIRHYTLGEFAQEQESSHKHVLRQHLRQEKLNARKLMLTRNGTIECPESELLTLDDISDEDLDMESMEVDDCFFLQPLPTKRRRALLRASGIARIDAREKAELRAIRLSREECGCDCRFYCDPRNCGCSQAGIKCQVDRMSFPCGCTRDGCGNTAGRIEFNPLRVRTHYLHTIMKLDHEKISLLGVSSGEDCGDETELVSSPYLSLSSLDSDVVVETLSIREEQCDSFERENEIAVLHLQSAEERERRREQEEQQLEEAQTTDPTLCLLQGSLTSQAGMEAMEGVLLEGPFPEGATLLCITENHADEQTQQRLLKDPASLLYYQVGPVETAAFETLPVQGEDVVSGVGKLETETENDRQKQGTCRQDSTESVSAEVPPSPEINPHGEEEHLCPEQALNGEECLETCLALDKKTVQLPPEV; via the exons ATGGAGACAGTGTCATCTCGTGCCCTGAAGCGCAGATTCAAAGAGGTGGACAGCGGCTCGCCGTGTTCCACACCCAAAGATTCGGACGATGACATCTCCAGCAGTGACAGCGCTGATAGCTGCGACAGTCTCAACGCTCCCTCCAGCTCTCTCATGC CCCCCTCCATTCTCAGAAGACACAAATCCTCTTTAGGTCGTAAGCAGGTACGATTTGATGCAGTGACGGTCTACTACTTCTCTAGAAAGCAGGGCTTCACCAGTGTGCCCAGTCAGGGTGGCAGCTCCCTGGGCATGGCGCGCCATCACTGTGCAATAAGACATTACACCCTGGGCGAGTTTGCACAAGAACAAGAAAGCAGCCATAAACATGTGCTGCGTCAGCACCTACGACAAGAAAAGCTTAACGCTCGCAAGTTAATG CTTACACGAAATGGTACTATAGAGTGCCCTGAATCTGAGTTGCTCACCCTGGATGACATATCTGATGAAGATCTGGACATGGAGAGCATGGAGGTGGACGACTGCTTCTTCCTTCAGCCTCTTCCCACCAAGAGGCGCAGGGCACTACTAAGGGCCTCAGGCATTGCCCGCATAGATGCCAGAGAAAAGGCTGAGCTGCGTGCCATACGTCTGTCCCGTGAGGAGTGTGGTTGTGACTGCCGCTTCTACTGTGACCCTCGGAACTGTGGCTGCAGCCAGGCTGGAATTAAGTGCCAG GTGGATCGGATGTCCTTCCCATGTGGCTGTACCCGTGACGGTTGTGGTAACACCGCCGGCCGCATCGAGTTCAACCCTCTGCGTGTGCGTACACACTATCTCCACACTATCATGAAACTTGACCATGAGAAAATAAGCTTGCTGGGTGTTAGTTCTGGAGAAGACTGCGGAGATGAGACAGAGCTGGTGTCCTCGCCatatctgtctctttcttcctTGGACTCAGATGTGGTAGTGGAGACCCTCAGCATTCGCGAGGAGCAGTGTGACAGCTTTGAGCGTGAGAACGAAATTGCTGTGCTCCACCTCCAGAGTGCAGAGGAACGGGAGAGGAGGCGGGAACAGGAAGAGCAGCAGCTAGAGGAGGCGCAGACCACTGACCCAACCCTTTGTCTCCTGCAAGGGTCCTTGACTAGCCAGGCTGGGATGGAGGCCATGGAGGGTGTACTTCTAGAAGGGCCTTTTCCTGAAGGTGCAACCCTGCTGTGTATTACAGAGAACCATGCTGATGAACAGACCCAGCAGAGGTTGCTCAAAGACCCGGCTTCACTCCTCTACTATCAGGTAGGCCCTGTGGAGACAGCAGCttttgagacacttcctgttcaAGGTGAGGATGTGGTCAGCGGGGTTGGAAAGCTAGAGACGGAGACTGAGAATGATCGTCAAAAACAAGGAACCTGCAGGCAGGATTCGACTGAAAGCGTGTCTGCTGAAGTTCCTCCATCTCCAGAAATTAACCCACATGGGGAAGAAGAACATCTTTGTCCAGAGCAGGCCTTGAATGGTGAGGAATGCCTCGAGACCTGCCTGGCACTGGATAAAAAGACAGTACAGCTTCCTCCAGAAGTGTAG